TCCCTTTCAGCAGTCCTGAGAGTGCGGTTCGGGAGATATCCCGAACCCTTTCTCGCCTGCACGCCCAACGACGCCTATGCTGGGCCCCGGAATCATCAAGTCAGGAGAAAGGTCATGTTTCTGGTCTGTGGAGAGGCGCTGTTCGATGTGTTTGCCGAATCCGGTAAGGTAGCGGCAGATGCGTCTTCGCTGGGGATGGAGGCCGTGGCCGGTGGGTCGCCATTCAACGTGGCGATTGGGCTGGCTCGCCTGGAGTGTGAGTCGGCACTGCTGACCGGGCTGGCCGATGATCTGCTGGGGCAGCGGCTACGGGCAATCCTGGCGCGTGAACAGGTGGAAACCGGATTTCTGGCCACGATCGAAGAGGCTGCCACAACACTGGCCATGGTCGGGCTCGATGAGCGAGGCTCGCCCCATTACGTATTCTATAACGCTCAGGGCGCGGATCGGCAGTTGACGGCCCGACATCTGCCAACACTCGATGAGCGCATTCATGGTATCCATGTAGGGTCCTATTCGCTGGTGGTCTCGCCCACAGCCGAGACGCTGGAAACCCTGGTGGCGCGTGAAAGCAGTCGCCGGCTGATCACCCTCGATCCCAACGTACGTCTGAAAATCGAACCCGATCTTTCACGATGGCGCGAGCGGCTGGGTGTCATGGCTCAGCATGCCCATGTCATCAAGGTCAGCGAGGAGGATCTGGTGTCGCTCTACGAGGCATCACCCGAAAGCGTGATTCGGGGTTGGCTTGACGGACCGAACTGTTCACTGGTGGTCCTGACTCGCGGTGAGCAGGGGGTCTGTGCCTTTACCCGCGGTGGTGACGTCATCGAGCTGCCCGCACGTCGTGTCGAGGTGGTGGATACGGTAGGCGCCGGCGATACCTTTCAGGCGGCACTGATCTGCTGGCTGGAAGAGCACGACTGCGCGACGCCGACAGGGGTTGCCAGCCTGGGGCGTGAGTCTCTGGAAACGCTGCTCGGATTCGCCAGTCGCGCATCGGCGCTGACCTGTACCCGGCGTGGCCCGGATCTGCCGCGACGTGCCGAATTGCAGGGGAGCGAGTTCGGCGAAGAGATCTGAAACACTCCCCGGGCCGATGCCATGTCGGTCCACTCCAGTGATAAAAAAACATTCACCTCATCCCCACCAGCCTGACATGATGAACATGCATCCGACGCCGATCGGTATCTTCGAGCGGCGTCGGTCATCGCCCACTCAACCAACAACAATGGTGAGGCATGCATCATGGCCAACAATCATCACGAGCGTCGCGTCGGTTATGAATCCGTCGAGTCGGATTATCTGGAAAAAAGGCAGCTGAAGCAGGGCGCGGCAGGCTGGATTCTGCTGGCCAGTCTGGGTGTTTCCTACGTGATTTCCGGTGACTATGCCGGCTGGAATTTCGGGCTGGCGGCAGGCGGCTTCGGTGGCATGCTGATTGCTACCATCCTGATGGCGATCATGTATACCGGCATGGTCTTCTCACTGGCCGAGCTTTCCTCCTCCCTGCCGACCGCCGGGGGTGGCTACAGTTTTGCCCGCCGGGTAATGGGGCCATGGGGCGGCTATATCACCGGTACAGCCATTCTGCTGGAGTACGCCATTGCGCCGGCGGCCATCGCCATTTTCATCGGCGGTTATGTCGAGTCGCTGATCGGCATCAACGGGCCACTGGTCTATGCGGTTTTCTATGTTGTCTTTGTCGGTATCCACCTGTGGGGCGCCGGTGAAGCACTGAAAATCATGATGGCAATCACGGCGCTGGCAGTGCTGGCCATCGTGGTCTTCATTCTGGGCATGCTGCCGCACTTCAGTGTTGCCAATCTGTTCGATGTCGCCCCGGGTACCGCTGCCGGTGCTTCCGCTTTCCTGCCGCACGGCTATCTGGGGATCTGGAGCGCGCTACCCTTCGCCATGTGGCTGTTTCTCGCCGTCGAGGGGGTGCCACTGGCAGCGGAAGAGTCGCGTGATCCGGGGCGTGACATGCCGCGCGGCATTATTACTGCCATGATCGTACTGCTGATTTTTGCCGCCTGTATTCTGCTGCTGGGGCCGGGTGGCGCTGGTGCGCAGCTCATGAGCGAGAGTGATGCACCACTGGTTGATGCACTGACGGCTGCCTATGGTGAAGGTAACTGGGCCTCGGGCTTCGTCAATCTGATCGGTCTGGCGGGTCTGATCGCGTCGTTCTTCTCGATCATTTTCGGCTATTCGCGGCAGGTCTTTGCGCTTTCCCGAGCCGGTTATCTGCCCCGTGTGCTGTCGATTACCAATCGGCGCCGGGCGCCGGCGCTGGCGTTGATCGTACCGGGCGTGATTGGTTTTCTGCTCTCGCTGACCGGGCAGGGTGATCTAATGATTACCATGGCCGTCTTCGGCGCGACCATCTCCTATGCGATGATGACGCTCTCTCATATTCTGCTGCGTCAGCGTGAGCCACAACTGGAGCGCCCTTATCGCACCCCGGGGGGCACCCTGACCTCGGGAGTCGCTTTCGGTCTGTCGATTCTGGCCTTCGCCTCGACCTTCGTGGTCAGCGTTCAGGCAGCGCTCTGGTCAGCGGTGTTCTACGCGCTCATGCTGGCATGGTTCGGCTTTTACAGCCGCAAACGACTGGTCGCGCGAGCCCCTGAAGAAGAGTTTGAAGCCATTGCGCGGGCCGAGGCCGAACTCGACTAGACAGGCACTGGCACATTTCGGCAGCGAGCCCCGAAAGGGAGACTCGCTGCCTGTACTCCTGGAGAAGTTGAATGCATATCGGTTTGCTGCAGTGCGACGATCTGGCACCGCATCTGCGCGAAAAACACGGCAATTACCCTGAACTCTACGCGTCGTTACTCAACGGGGTGGACCCCACCCTGACCTTCGAGACCTGGCGTGTTCATGATGGAGAACTGCCCGATCGAACCGATGGCTGTGATGGCTGGCTGATCTCGGGCAGCAAGGCGGGCATCTATGAGGAGCTCGACTGGATTCCCGGCTTGCTGCAATTGATTCAGCGGCTCTGGGAGGCCCGCGCGCCCGTGGTAGGCATCTGCTTCGGCCATCAGGCGCTGGCGCATGCCATGGGTGCCGAGGTCGGCAAGAGTGATCGCGGCTGGGGTGTGGGGGTGGCCTTCAATGAAGTGCTGGCTCACCAGTCCTGGATGACCCCCTGGCAGGAGGGCATGGATCTGATCATCAGCCATCAGGATCAGGTGCTGACACTGCCTGACAATAGCCGGTTGCTGGCTGAAAACGGTTTCTGCCCCTATTTCATGATTCAGTACGGCGAATGCTTTCTGAGCCTTCAGGGGCATCCGGAATTCAGTCGGACGCTGAGTGCCGATCTTATGGCCGGCAAGAGCGGCTCGATGTCGGACAGCCGTCGACGCCAGGGGATGGCGACGCTCACAGCGAATACCGATGAGCGCGTTATGGCGCGCTGGATTGTCAACTTTCTGCGCGATGCGGCCGGCTTCGTGTGATGTGAACAAGTCAGGCTTTGCGGTCTCGATCCACCGAGGTTGGCTCGTCAGACTGTTCGGCAGTACGATCGGGGGACAGACCACGTGAATCGCGGTCCTCTCCCGGCATCAACCCCGAGTGCCGCAGGGTCATGTCGGCATCGTTGAGACGCAGTCGTGAGGTTGGGATGGCGAGGGTGGCGCCATTCTCTTCGATGATCTCGCTGATGCGAATCAGGATCTCCTGCTTGAGTTCCTGAAAGGTTTGCCAGTCGGTCGGCACCGTGAAGGCATAAATCATCAGCTCCAGCGCGTAGTCGCCGAAAGTGACGAAATTGACGGTAATCAGCTCGTTCTGATCGATTCGGTCGTGCGCCTGCAAATAGCGTCGAATGTCGCCGGTGATCGTGCGGACCCGGCGAATATCCTCGTAGTGAATGCCCACCGTTTCCCACAGTCGGCGACTGAACATGCGCGTCGGGTTCTCGACAATAATCTGGTTGAATACCGCGTTGGGGACGTAGATCGGAGGGCCGGCAAAGGTGCGGATGGTGGTCAGTCGCCAGCCGATGTCCTCGACCACGCCTTCGATATCGCGCTCGGTGGACTTGACCCAGTCGCCGACCACGAACGGCTTGTCGATATAGATCACCATACCGCTGAAGAAATTGGCAATCAGATCGCGTGTAGCGAAACCGATGACCAGGCCACCAAATCCCCCCAGCGCCAGCAGGCTGGAGATGGAAAATCCCATCAGTTGCAGGGCCATCAGTACCAGCGCGGTCAGCAGCAGGGCACCGATGATCTTGGTGATGGCGGAGGCACTGGTAGGATCGACCGGTCGTGCCCGGCCGGCCGGTGGCGGAAAGACCAGGCGTTTCTCCAGGCGGGCAATCAGTCGTATA
This DNA window, taken from Kushneria phosphatilytica, encodes the following:
- a CDS encoding carbohydrate kinase family protein — its product is MFLVCGEALFDVFAESGKVAADASSLGMEAVAGGSPFNVAIGLARLECESALLTGLADDLLGQRLRAILAREQVETGFLATIEEAATTLAMVGLDERGSPHYVFYNAQGADRQLTARHLPTLDERIHGIHVGSYSLVVSPTAETLETLVARESSRRLITLDPNVRLKIEPDLSRWRERLGVMAQHAHVIKVSEEDLVSLYEASPESVIRGWLDGPNCSLVVLTRGEQGVCAFTRGGDVIELPARRVEVVDTVGAGDTFQAALICWLEEHDCATPTGVASLGRESLETLLGFASRASALTCTRRGPDLPRRAELQGSEFGEEI
- the eat gene encoding ethanolamine permease; the encoded protein is MANNHHERRVGYESVESDYLEKRQLKQGAAGWILLASLGVSYVISGDYAGWNFGLAAGGFGGMLIATILMAIMYTGMVFSLAELSSSLPTAGGGYSFARRVMGPWGGYITGTAILLEYAIAPAAIAIFIGGYVESLIGINGPLVYAVFYVVFVGIHLWGAGEALKIMMAITALAVLAIVVFILGMLPHFSVANLFDVAPGTAAGASAFLPHGYLGIWSALPFAMWLFLAVEGVPLAAEESRDPGRDMPRGIITAMIVLLIFAACILLLGPGGAGAQLMSESDAPLVDALTAAYGEGNWASGFVNLIGLAGLIASFFSIIFGYSRQVFALSRAGYLPRVLSITNRRRAPALALIVPGVIGFLLSLTGQGDLMITMAVFGATISYAMMTLSHILLRQREPQLERPYRTPGGTLTSGVAFGLSILAFASTFVVSVQAALWSAVFYALMLAWFGFYSRKRLVARAPEEEFEAIARAEAELD
- a CDS encoding type 1 glutamine amidotransferase encodes the protein MHIGLLQCDDLAPHLREKHGNYPELYASLLNGVDPTLTFETWRVHDGELPDRTDGCDGWLISGSKAGIYEELDWIPGLLQLIQRLWEARAPVVGICFGHQALAHAMGAEVGKSDRGWGVGVAFNEVLAHQSWMTPWQEGMDLIISHQDQVLTLPDNSRLLAENGFCPYFMIQYGECFLSLQGHPEFSRTLSADLMAGKSGSMSDSRRRQGMATLTANTDERVMARWIVNFLRDAAGFV
- a CDS encoding mechanosensitive ion channel family protein translates to MTDDRTGLAPIESLQESIDGTLSLPGWVWIPIVTIVVALILDTTLYFVLARLERRLSRSGHRWDDALIHGVRRPFRLWVWLTVVTILVSVLGAQLHIGWIERNVSTAQGLFTLVAIGWAGIRLIARLEKRLVFPPPAGRARPVDPTSASAITKIIGALLLTALVLMALQLMGFSISSLLALGGFGGLVIGFATRDLIANFFSGMVIYIDKPFVVGDWVKSTERDIEGVVEDIGWRLTTIRTFAGPPIYVPNAVFNQIIVENPTRMFSRRLWETVGIHYEDIRRVRTITGDIRRYLQAHDRIDQNELITVNFVTFGDYALELMIYAFTVPTDWQTFQELKQEILIRISEIIEENGATLAIPTSRLRLNDADMTLRHSGLMPGEDRDSRGLSPDRTAEQSDEPTSVDRDRKA